From Chloroflexota bacterium, a single genomic window includes:
- a CDS encoding S1C family serine protease — MSAEEHANLLAALSADLADAVERASQSVVGVDARRRVPGTGIVWPEGGIVVTADHVIERHDEISLVTSGGHRIGATLIGRDPGSDVAVLRPASAAGRPAELAPAESARVGSLALAIGRTASGATSASFGIISAVGGSWRSMRGGAIDSYLRADLTLYPGYSGGPIVDASGRVMGMNSSHLAGGQSVALPTAVVRGIVDALVAHGRIRRAYLGVTSRPIEVPDALREKAHVDQQTGLLLLNVEPGSPADRGGLFLGDVLLAVNDRPVTHPEALQAALGADLVGKHVTLRLLRGGEVRDLSVTPGERE; from the coding sequence ATGAGCGCTGAAGAACATGCCAACCTGCTCGCCGCTCTCTCGGCCGACCTGGCCGACGCCGTCGAGCGCGCGTCCCAATCCGTCGTCGGGGTCGACGCGCGCCGTCGCGTCCCCGGAACCGGCATCGTCTGGCCCGAGGGAGGCATCGTCGTCACGGCCGATCACGTCATCGAGCGGCACGATGAGATCTCGCTCGTAACCTCCGGCGGCCACCGAATCGGCGCGACGCTGATCGGCCGGGATCCGGGCAGCGATGTTGCGGTCCTCCGCCCGGCTTCCGCGGCCGGGCGTCCCGCCGAGCTGGCGCCGGCGGAGAGCGCTCGCGTTGGCAGCCTCGCGCTCGCCATCGGGCGGACCGCGTCCGGCGCCACGAGCGCCAGCTTCGGGATCATCAGCGCGGTGGGCGGCTCGTGGCGAAGCATGCGCGGCGGCGCCATCGACAGCTACCTCCGCGCTGATCTCACCCTGTACCCCGGATACTCCGGCGGACCCATCGTCGATGCGTCGGGCCGAGTCATGGGTATGAATAGCTCGCACCTCGCGGGCGGCCAGTCCGTCGCCCTGCCCACCGCCGTCGTCCGTGGGATCGTCGATGCGCTCGTCGCCCACGGGCGGATCCGCCGCGCGTATCTTGGCGTCACTTCCCGTCCTATCGAGGTCCCCGATGCGCTGCGGGAGAAGGCGCACGTCGACCAGCAGACCGGCTTGCTCCTGCTGAATGTGGAGCCCGGGAGCCCGGCCGACCGCGGCGGACTCTTCCTCGGCGACGTTCTCCTGGCTGTGAACGATCGCCCCGTGACCCATCCAGAGGCCTTGCAGGCCGCCCTCGGCGCCGATCTCGTCGGCAAGCACGTCACCCTGCGGCTGCTTCGAGGCGGCGAGGTCCGAGACCTGAGCGTCACGCCCGGCGAGCGGGAGTGA
- a CDS encoding amidohydrolase family protein, with protein sequence MRDGFKVFDADTHMRPSAESIAPYLDPIVRERIHDLDEHRVEIRVGMAGEIRQPPYRHWYRFGRGEGWSSAPPRRLGEAGPVEGKERHFQTFMGEHLPTEGGGDYDVKARLRDMDEEGTDVHFIVHTGGASHPDPTLEMEFIKAQHRYLNDFCGADPHRLKTCLTVTPKSLDASIAEVRRWGREPWCVAIYPQLPLDYPLDHPDLNPLWAAAADEGLAVIHHSGSSSYPGYRDLWGNPFLGRLAGHPWGAMRAVASFVGGGIMDRYPSIRFGVLECGFGWLPFWAARMDDQAVYMGYVAENLEYRLSEYLTGGRFFTGIVIHEGPEMVKMVDDLMGDHILMFGSDYPHSESRFPRSVDQVLSWDLLTPERKRKMLWDNPVHFFGEP encoded by the coding sequence ATGCGCGACGGTTTCAAAGTATTCGACGCCGATACCCACATGCGGCCGTCGGCGGAGTCCATCGCACCCTACCTCGACCCGATCGTCCGCGAGCGGATCCACGACCTCGACGAGCACCGCGTCGAGATCCGCGTCGGCATGGCTGGCGAGATCCGCCAGCCGCCATATCGCCACTGGTATCGATTTGGCCGCGGTGAGGGGTGGAGCTCCGCGCCGCCCCGCAGGCTCGGCGAAGCAGGGCCCGTCGAGGGGAAGGAACGGCACTTCCAGACGTTCATGGGCGAGCACCTGCCGACCGAGGGTGGCGGGGACTACGACGTGAAGGCACGCCTGCGTGACATGGACGAGGAGGGGACCGACGTCCACTTCATCGTCCACACCGGGGGCGCCAGCCACCCGGACCCTACCCTCGAAATGGAGTTCATCAAGGCGCAGCACCGCTATCTGAACGACTTCTGCGGCGCGGACCCCCATCGCCTCAAGACGTGCCTCACCGTCACCCCAAAGAGCCTGGATGCGTCCATCGCGGAAGTTCGGCGGTGGGGTCGCGAGCCGTGGTGCGTCGCCATCTATCCACAGCTCCCTCTGGACTACCCGCTGGACCATCCGGACCTCAACCCGCTATGGGCGGCCGCGGCCGATGAGGGGCTGGCCGTCATCCACCATAGCGGCTCGTCCAGCTATCCGGGCTATCGCGACTTGTGGGGGAATCCATTTCTCGGCCGCCTGGCCGGGCACCCCTGGGGCGCGATGCGCGCCGTGGCGTCCTTCGTCGGCGGCGGAATCATGGACCGATACCCGTCGATCCGCTTCGGTGTGCTGGAGTGCGGCTTTGGCTGGCTCCCCTTCTGGGCTGCGCGAATGGACGACCAGGCCGTGTACATGGGCTACGTGGCCGAGAACCTGGAGTACCGACTGAGCGAGTATCTGACCGGCGGCCGCTTCTTCACCGGCATCGTGATCCACGAGGGCCCCGAGATGGTGAAGATGGTCGACGACCTGATGGGCGACCACATCCTGATGTTCGGCTCGGATTACCCGCACTCGGAATCGCGGTTCCCGCGGTCCGTGGACCAGGTGCTGAGCTGGGATCTGCTCACCCCCGAGCGCAAGCGGAAGATGCTCTGGGACAACCCGGTCCACTTCTTCGGCGAGCCATAA
- a CDS encoding SDR family oxidoreductase, translating into MTNRLVNKVAIITGAASGQGRVAAEFFAREGATLVLADVDSEGLEETRALARKAGGDAALFSGDLAQEESNRALMAMTIDRFGRIDALFNVAGLVRFGSAHEVSLEDWNFVMLHELTITFLACKHALGRMMAQRSGSIINMSSVSGLFGSPRHAAHAATKAGIAGLTKQMAVDYGPYGIRVNAIAPTQIAYASGQRRIAAQSQMRAPTEVPLGRHATPEDTAHCAVYLASDESSFVTGQVLVIDGGATAR; encoded by the coding sequence ATGACGAACCGCCTGGTAAACAAGGTCGCGATCATCACCGGAGCGGCGAGCGGACAGGGGCGCGTTGCCGCGGAGTTTTTCGCGCGTGAGGGCGCCACGCTGGTGCTGGCGGACGTCGATTCCGAGGGACTGGAAGAGACACGGGCGCTGGCTCGGAAGGCTGGGGGCGACGCCGCGCTCTTCTCGGGAGACCTGGCGCAGGAGGAATCAAACCGGGCACTCATGGCCATGACGATCGATCGGTTCGGGCGAATCGACGCGCTCTTCAACGTCGCCGGGCTCGTTCGCTTCGGCTCGGCGCATGAGGTCAGTCTCGAGGACTGGAACTTCGTGATGCTCCACGAGCTGACCATCACGTTCCTGGCATGCAAACACGCGTTAGGACGGATGATGGCGCAGCGCAGCGGGTCAATCATCAACATGTCGTCGGTGTCCGGGCTGTTCGGCTCGCCGCGCCACGCGGCCCACGCCGCGACGAAAGCAGGCATCGCGGGTCTGACCAAGCAGATGGCGGTGGATTATGGGCCCTATGGAATCCGCGTCAACGCGATCGCCCCGACCCAGATCGCCTACGCGTCGGGCCAGCGGCGAATCGCCGCGCAATCCCAGATGCGTGCGCCCACCGAGGTGCCGCTGGGGCGGCACGCGACGCCCGAGGACACGGCGCACTGCGCGGTGTACCTGGCGTCTGACGAATCGAGCTTCGTGACGGGCCAGGTGCTGGTGATCGACGGGGGCGCGACCGCGCGTTGA